In the genome of Phocaeicola salanitronis DSM 18170, one region contains:
- a CDS encoding response regulator transcription factor has translation MIKLLLVEDDVNLCYIVQAGLQDVIGGYEVITAGNGLEGLHAWEEHKPDIIISDIDMPEMDGFEMVRRIRETDGDTPILFASAMTSPKDVKHGYELGVNNYVKKPFVPEEIDAHIHAILKMKEGARSRSVEGHCRFSHYTLDTVHATLRDDNTGKIRVLTTTEAKILQLLAENKNEVIRREAILSRCWNTEDDFFASRSLDVFVTKLRKLFTDDPDVEIKTARGVGLMLVAK, from the coding sequence ATGATAAAGCTACTACTCGTTGAAGACGATGTGAACTTATGCTACATCGTACAGGCAGGTCTGCAGGATGTAATCGGCGGCTATGAAGTGATTACCGCCGGAAACGGACTGGAAGGTCTGCACGCTTGGGAGGAACACAAACCTGACATCATCATATCCGACATCGACATGCCCGAAATGGACGGGTTCGAGATGGTAAGGCGCATCCGTGAGACGGACGGAGACACGCCAATCCTGTTCGCTTCCGCCATGACATCGCCCAAAGACGTGAAACACGGCTACGAACTGGGCGTGAACAACTACGTAAAGAAGCCGTTTGTCCCGGAAGAGATAGACGCACACATCCACGCCATCCTGAAAATGAAGGAAGGTGCCAGAAGCAGGTCGGTAGAGGGGCACTGCAGGTTCAGCCATTACACGCTTGACACCGTACATGCCACCCTGCGTGATGACAACACGGGTAAAATCCGTGTATTGACCACAACGGAAGCCAAAATCCTGCAGCTTCTCGCCGAAAACAAGAATGAGGTCATCCGCCGCGAAGCCATCCTGAGCCGATGCTGGAATACGGAAGACGATTTTTTCGCGTCCCGTAGCCTCGATGTATTTGTCACCAAACTCCGCAAGCTCTTTACCGATGATCCGGATGTGGAGATTAAGACCGCGAGAGGTGTCGGACTGATGCTGGTGGCAAAGTAA
- a CDS encoding sensor histidine kinase: MKTPLTTIFTALSFLHSGRLDDKPETKEKFFNVAKEEADRLLTLTNKLLTISKLENKKMKMECEKIALEPMLVRLADKFKVKSHKPVSFEFDLQTPEIYADAEYIEEVFSNLIDNSIKYSKERVDIRVSSSKNDLYSIIKIYDNGLGISEKDQRSIFNKYERAAAGSRSNKKKASGFGLGLNFVQQVIEAHKGKIFVNSIEGEFTEFIIYLPLMVKEL; encoded by the coding sequence ATGAAAACTCCGCTTACCACCATATTCACGGCATTGAGCTTCCTGCACAGCGGAAGGCTGGATGACAAGCCGGAGACAAAAGAGAAATTCTTCAATGTCGCCAAGGAAGAGGCGGACCGCCTGCTGACACTGACCAACAAGCTGCTCACCATATCGAAACTGGAGAACAAGAAGATGAAGATGGAGTGTGAAAAGATTGCGCTGGAGCCGATGCTCGTCAGGCTGGCGGATAAGTTCAAGGTGAAATCACACAAGCCCGTATCGTTCGAGTTTGATTTGCAAACACCGGAGATATACGCCGATGCGGAATACATCGAAGAGGTATTCAGTAACCTGATAGATAATTCCATCAAATATTCCAAAGAGCGTGTGGACATACGCGTCTCGTCATCGAAAAACGACCTTTATTCCATCATCAAGATATACGACAATGGTCTTGGCATATCGGAAAAGGATCAGCGCAGCATCTTCAACAAATACGAGCGGGCGGCGGCTGGAAGCAGGAGCAACAAGAAGAAAGCGTCTGGTTTCGGACTGGGTCTGAATTTCGTGCAGCAGGTAATCGAAGCGCACAAAGGAAAAATCTTCGTCAACAGCATAGAAGGTGAGTTTACTGAATTTATTATCTATTTACCCTTAATGGTCAAAGAACTATGA
- a CDS encoding recombinase family protein gives MIIGYARVSKNDQHLDRQIDRLKKEGCERIYQEKVSGAGKIRPELDRMLDALREGDTVIVCELTRLGRSVKELFMLAERIGATGADLRSIKEPWLDTTTPQGKLLFAVFSGVSQFERDIIRERTLEGLESARARGRKGGRPKADAGRIELAMKLYDSRACPVSDILKASGISKATLYAYLKDRESTEKGT, from the coding sequence ATGATTATAGGATATGCAAGGGTTTCGAAGAATGACCAGCACCTTGACCGGCAGATAGACCGGTTGAAAAAAGAGGGATGCGAGCGGATTTATCAGGAAAAAGTGTCTGGCGCAGGAAAAATAAGACCTGAACTGGATAGGATGCTGGATGCGCTTCGTGAAGGAGATACAGTCATCGTATGCGAGCTGACTAGGTTGGGGCGTTCCGTAAAGGAGCTTTTTATGCTGGCTGAACGTATTGGCGCAACGGGTGCGGATCTGCGTTCGATTAAAGAGCCTTGGCTTGACACGACCACTCCGCAAGGTAAACTGCTTTTTGCCGTATTCTCAGGCGTGAGCCAGTTTGAGCGTGACATTATCCGGGAAAGAACCCTTGAAGGGCTGGAATCCGCACGGGCAAGGGGACGCAAGGGTGGGAGACCGAAAGCCGATGCGGGGCGCATAGAACTTGCCATGAAGCTTTATGATTCCCGTGCGTGTCCCGTGTCTGACATTCTCAAGGCTTCAGGCATAAGCAAAGCCACCCTGTACGCCTATTTAAAGGACAGGGAAAGTACGGAAAAGGGAACCTGA
- a CDS encoding bacteriocin-type signal sequence gives MKKNELKTLEIEELKNVNGGVAPGPNGESCTEHGLPDFLKNTILLDILKHR, from the coding sequence ATGAAAAAGAATGAATTGAAAACTTTAGAGATTGAAGAATTGAAAAACGTGAATGGCGGAGTAGCACCTGGACCTAACGGTGAAAGCTGTACGGAACATGGACTGCCGGATTTTTTGAAAAACACGATCCTCTTGGATATTCTTAAACATAGATAG